The following proteins are co-located in the Apium graveolens cultivar Ventura chromosome 5, ASM990537v1, whole genome shotgun sequence genome:
- the LOC141723855 gene encoding protein trichome birefringence-like 19, with protein sequence MKSHAIHTNHSNKISKIIPFLGITLLLFTIIPFYYPFQKSTIVKSTLPESSDTPVTIIEHSDVNLIEINEHEDCDLFTGEWVPNPEAPYYTNRTCWAIHEHQNCVKYGRPDLDFMKWRWKPDGCELPLFNPYQFLELVRDKSLAFVGDSIGRNQMQSLICMLSRVEFPVENSYTSDQNFIRWKYLGYNFTLSTFWTPFLVKAEEADPNGPTKTGLFNLYLDEFDPKWTSQIEDFDYVVINAGHWFSRPGFYYEKGQIVGCRFCQVENITDYPMTYGYRKAFRTAFRAINSLKNFKGVTYLKTYSPMHFENGNWNDGGDCVRTKPFKSNEATLEGMNLELYMTQIEEFKVAEQEAKRRGKRFRLMDLTQAMLLRPDGHPSKYGHWPHENVTLYNDCVHWCLPGAIDTWSDFLLQMMKTEGRRSYEQRLQSKHKKVGSSKFMFH encoded by the exons ATGAAGTCACATGCTATTCATACAAATCACTCGAACAAAATCTCGAAAATCATCCCTTTTCTTGGCATAACCCTACTTCTTTTCACCATAATCCCATTCTACTACCCTTTTCAAAAATCCACCATTGTTAAATCCACATTGCCAGAATCCTCTGATACTCCGGTGACAATTATCGAGCATTCGGACGTAAATTTAATCGAGATTAACGAGCATGAAGATTGCGATTTATTTACCGGAGAATGGGTGCCGAACCCTGAGGCGCCATACTACACGAATAGGACGTGTTGGGCTATTCATGAAcatcagaattgtgtgaaataTGGAAGGCCTGATTTGGATTTCATGAAGTGGAGGTGGAAGCCTGATGGCTGTGAGCTTCCTTTGTTTAATCCTTATCAGTTTCTTGAACTTGTTAGAGATAAATCTTTGGCTTTTGTTGGTGATTCTATTGGAAGAAATCAAATGCAATCTTTGATCTGCATGTTATCACGG GTAGAATTCCCGGTGGAAAATTCATATACATCGGATCAGAATTTTATACGGTGGAAATACCTGGGTTACAATTTTACATTATCAACGTTTTGGACACCTTTTTTGGTCAAAGCCGAAGAAGCAGACCCTAATGGTCCAACTAAGACAGGCCTCTTCAACCTTTACCTTGACGAATTTGATCCCAAGTGGACGTCCCAGATTGAGGATTTCGACTATGTGGTTATCAATGCTGGTCACTGGTTTAGTCGTCCTGGTTTTTACTACGAAAAGGGTCAGATAGTTGGTTGCAGATTCTGTCAGGTGGAGAATATAACTGATTATCCAATGACCTACGGATACAGAAAAGCGTTCAGAACTGCTTTTAGAGCTATTAACAGCTTAAAGAATTTTAAGGGAGTGACATATTTAAAGACATATTCGCCAATGCATTTTGAAAATGGGAACTGGAACGATGGTGGAGATTGTGTACGAACAAAGCCCTTTAAGAGCAATGAGGCAACTTTGGAAGGGATGAATTTAGAATTGTACATGACACAAATAGAGGAATTCAAGGTTGCTGAACAAGAAGCGAAGAGAAGAGGAAAGAGGTTCAGGTTAATGGATTTAACACAAGCAATGTTGTTAAGACCAGATGGTCATCCTAGTAAATATGGTCACTGGCCACACGAAAATGTGACATTGTATAATGATTGTGTACATTGGTGTTTACCGGGAGCAATCGATACTTGGAGTGATTTCCTGCTTCAGATGATGAAGACAGAAGGTCGTAGATCGTACGAGCAGAGATTACAGTCGAAACACAAGAAAGTTGGATCAAGTAAATTCATGTTCCATTGA